A stretch of Ischnura elegans chromosome 4, ioIscEleg1.1, whole genome shotgun sequence DNA encodes these proteins:
- the LOC124156902 gene encoding radial spoke head protein 9 homolog, protein MDARKLLVRMEIMKHTGNCLTTEECVILENSLVILQNENHFHNVYFWGKIYGTERNYYISFGYQKDALADITFYYSTDCVNWSILPLSTEIDSFSLNFCANPFTGDPAVLTDTQNILSSKETVGTMKEEDRLAATVSLITEETMIVPRGALFKNIKGVVIENENFRGLNKEQSKHLESYAHYRVPQNKWNTNLLKRADYSYEMDFLDTIDMDIPKDCWSLQFENRGKVIVIRNMFWMGMSFTHVIGTPEFYYNYSGNGKKNVDVPFML, encoded by the exons ATGGATGCCAGAAAGTTATTGGTTAGAATGGAGATTATGAAGCACACAGGAAACTGTCTAACAACTGAAGAATGTGTAATACTGGAAAATTCTCTGGTgattcttcaaaatgaaaatcatttccacaatgtttatttttggggcaaaatatatggaacagaacGCAATTATTATATCTCATTTGGGTACCAAAAGGATGCTTTAGCCGATATAACATTTTACTAcag CACTGATTGTGTAAATTGGAGCATACTGCCACTTAGCACGGAAATTGATTCGTTTTCGCTTAACTTTTGTGCTAATCCTTTTACGGGAGATCCAGCAGTATTGACAGatacccaaaatattttatccagcaag GAAACTGTAGGAACAATGAAGGAGGAGGATAGACTAGCAGCGACTGTGTCACTTATTACTGAAGAAACCATGATTGTACCCAGAGGTGCATTATTCAAGAATATCAAAGGAGTTGTAatagagaatgaaaattttcgag GACTAAATAAAGAACAGAGTAAACATTTGGAATCATATGCTCATTACAGAGTTCCTCAAAATAAGTGGAATACTAACCTTTTGAAGCGAGCAGATTATTCATATGAAATGGACTTTTTGGACACAATTGATATGGATATCCCAAAAG ACTGTTGGAGTTTACAATTTGAAAATAGAGGAAAAGTAATTGTCATCCGGAACATGTTCTGGATGGGCATGTCATTTACTCATGTCATTGGAACTCCAGAGTTCTATTACAACTACAGTGGTAATGGGAAAAAGAACGTGGATGTGCCGTTTATGCTATAA